Proteins encoded together in one Diabrotica undecimpunctata isolate CICGRU chromosome 3, icDiaUnde3, whole genome shotgun sequence window:
- the LOC140436844 gene encoding uncharacterized protein: MSGVPCQLVIMTEDPINLPIKDAFVIVKQLFIYGVTDVSLRGDRIFVELTYSPNNKNLKKKFGYLPLRYMRLKIENEGEFHVLENICKKYRFNLLDDEVEEFEKYQQQKHLVGTKRGYLPPPPLLSHFGHSSGYPSILPSTSSSPFPTTTSPPTNWSHPATAT; the protein is encoded by the exons ATGAGCGGTGTACCTTGCCAACTAGTCATCATGACCGAGGATCCAATCAACTTACCAATAAAGGATGCATTTGTTATCGTCAAGCAGTTgtttat ATATGGTGTAACGGATGTGTCACTTAGGGGTGACCGTATATTTGTGGAGTTAACGTACTCACCAAATAACAAAAACTTGAAGAAAAAATTTGGGTACCTTCCATTGAGGTATATGAGACTAAAAATTGAGAACGAGGGAGAGTTCCATGTACTggaaaatatatgtaaaaaatatagATTCAACCTGTTAGATGATGAGGTGGAGGAATTCGAGAAGTATCAACAGCAAAAACATTTGGTGGGTACGAAGAGAGGATATCTTCCTCCGCCTCCTCTTCTTTCTCATTTTGGACACTCTTCTGGGTATCCTTCCATTTTACCATCAACTTCAAGTTCTCCGTTTCCAACAACGACTTCTCCACCAACGAATTGGTCTCATCCCGCAACTGCCACATGA